Part of the Sphingobacteriaceae bacterium genome, TGTTTTTAGGTAAATGTGGAGGTTTAAAAAAGAAAAATCAAATTGGTGATTTAATTTTGCCTATTGCAGCAATTCGAGGCGACGGAACAAGTAATGATTATTTTCCACCGGAAGTCCCAGCTTTACCTGCATTTAATTTACAAAAAGCGATATCTTATACCATTCGCTTAAGAAATAGTGATTACTGGACAGGAACAGTTTATACTACTAATCGCAGAGTTTGGGAACATGATGATGTATTTAAAGAATACTTACGCGAATTGAGAGCCATGGCCATTGATATGGAAACCGCTACCATATTTAGCGTTGGTTTTCATAATGAAATTCCAACAGGCGCTTTGTTGTTAGTAACTGATCAACCTATGATACCGGAAGGAGTAAAAACCGAGGAAAGTGATGTGAAGGTAACTCAGCATTTTGTAGACGATCACTTACAAATCGGAATTGATTCATTAAAGGAGTTGCAAAATAAAGGCGTTTCGGTAAAACATTTGCGTTTCGAATAAAATTGGCTATAACAAAAAAAAATAATAGTTCGGCCTACTTCATAAAAGGAATTTTAAATGGAGAAATTGATGTTTTAAGTAAAGCTATTACTGTTATTGAATCAGCTAATCCCGCACATCGGAAATTAGCCGCTAACATTCTCAAAGGTTTAAATAACATCAAAACAAATTCTTTTCGTTTAGGAATTACCGGTGTTCCGGGTGTTGGCAAAAGTACCTTTATTGAAAGTTTTGGTAAAAAATTAATCGAAAAAAATCATAAACTCGCTGTTTTAGCTATAGATCCTTCCAGCACAAAAAGTAAAGGCAGTATTTTAGGTGATAAAACCCGAATGGAAGAGTTATCTAAATCCAAAAATGTTTTTATTCGTCCTTCACCTAATGGAAAATCCTTAGGCGGTGTTGCTCGTTCCACGTATGAAACAATATTACTTTGTGAAGCTGCAGGTTTTGATTTTATTATTATTGAAACTGTAGGCGTTGGACAAAGTGAAATTGCCGTAAGCCGTATGACTGATTTTTTTCTTTTATTGATGTTGGCCGGTGCAGGTGATGAGTTGCAGGGGATTAAAAGAGGAATAATGGAAATGGCAGATTCGCTTGTTATCACAAAAGCAGATGGAAATAATAAGGAAAAAGCTAAAATCGCAAGAGGAGAATATGCGCGCGCCATGCATTTACTCCCTGCTCCCGAAAGTGGTTTTACAGCAAGAGTGGAGGTTTGTTCTGCTTTAGAGAATCAGGGTATGGATAAAATATATGATTTAATTCAATCCTATAAAACGCACGTATCGGCTAATCAGTATTTTCAACACAAAAGAAAAACACAAAACAATGAATTGTTGAAGATTGCAGCGGAAGAATATTTAATTAGCGCTTTCAACAACGATAAAAGTGTGCAGAAAAAAATCAAAGAATTATCCGCTAAAAAGTTTCTCCCCTTTGTGGAGGCCGTGAAGTTGGTGGATAGGTTTATCAAATGACTAGTTTCTATTCCAGTATCATCACTTTTTCTGCTCTGGCATATTTCCCGTCAAATACAAAATTAAAGGAGTAAAGTCCAGCAGATAAATTTAACTCTTTGGATAAATCAATATTGTGAATTCCCTTAGAAAGTGAATGAAAATAAAAGTCCTTTACAATCCTGCCATTTTGATCGGTAATGTATAAATCAACAGAGCCTGTATTGGGAATATATATCTTTAAATTAATTGTTGATGTACTTGGGTTCGGGTAAACACTAGCCTGCAAAGGATTTGATCCATCAACGGGAAGTAAACCGGTGATTTGATCTTTAAACAGCCAAACTTCATAAATAACATTATGTGCATTGGTTACTGAAGTGTTATTATTAGTGAAGGGATTTGTTTGTGGACTGTAAATTCCACCATAAATATGTCCAATGAGTATTGAATCATTGGTAAATGTAGATAATTTTAAGACTTCATTTTTATAATGAGCAATATTATGATTGGGAATAAATTCCGCACTGGCGCCAATAAGTGCCGGCATTTCTACATTAAAAACATATTCTTGCAAAGTACTAATGGAATTTCTGGAAACTCTTGAAATGGTTTTTACAAAGGGAACATTGTTGTCTTGTGTTAATACATTGTTTACGTATGCGTATTGACTCATTCCTCCAAAGAAAAGGGAGTGCATGTTATTATTAACGCTATCATATAAAGCAACTTTTGCTGAGTGGTAATTACTTAAATACTGATTAAATGAAGGCTGTGGCGTGTAACCCGATGCTTTAATATCTACAGGATAAAGGAAAGGCAAATCTACTGCAATTTGAAAAACACCGGATGAGATGGTGTATCCTTCTTCGCCGTTTGGAAAAATTTGAGGAACCAAATTATAATCCCTGCGATGTAAATGAACCTGATCTGTTATAACGGTGTAATTACTATAACTTAATTGAGCACCTGAGTTGTTAAGATTGAATTTTTTTATTCCATCTACATAAGTTTGTGTATAGGTAGGATTTCCCATCGGATTATATCTTCCATCAAAGCGGTGACCTCCCACCAAATAATACAAGGCCCCAATTTTGCCTAATTGTCCTCCGTTCACGGCAAAATTCTGATTGCTAATTTGTTTAAAATAGGAAGAAATAGAAATTGAATTGGTAATAGCATTAATTAATCCACTAACTGAAACAGAAGTTAAGTTTGGAAAGGTTATGTGATCAAGGGCAGTATTACTGTATCCATATCCTCCAATAATATAAAGTGTATCTGCATCCTGATAAAAATTCATGTTAGTTGATTGCAGTTGTTCTTTTAAGCCGGTGTTTAAAGCATTAACAGAGCTACTCCAAAATTGATTAGTGTTCACATCAATAACATATATGTCTGTGTTATTGTTGGATGCCGGAAAAGCGTTGAAGGGTTGACGCGCGTGTAAACCATCTTTTCTTCCTCCAATCACTAACCATTTGCCGCCCGATTGAGCAAATGCAAAAGAATGAAGGCCTTGAAGTCCATTTACACTTTTTGGTTTTAATTTTACTGAATAATTAAAGGGAATATTTTGCGCAAAAGAAATTTTGCTAATTATTAATAGTATAAAAAATATTTTTTTCATAAACTAAAATTACAACCCTGGTTTATTTTGTACTGTAACACTTGTTACAAGAGTGTGGTTAATTTTAAGTTTAATAAATCAAAATGAATCGCAACTACTTGATTTCCAATTAAAAAAAATTAACTTTTGCTGTAACTATTTCAGGTTAACTTCGTCTTATTATTAAGCTAAGATGAATATTGCTGAATATAATACTTGCGTTGAACTCCATTCGGATGGGGTTTACCGTTTTATTTTAAAGCATATTAAAGATCGCGATCATGCCAAAGATATTGTGCAAGATGCTTTTGAGAAAATGTGGAGAAAGATTGATACCATAGATGGAACTAAAGCAAAAACTTACCTATTCACTGCCGCTTATCACACCCTAATTGATTTTACGCGTAAGCAAAAGAAAAGCGGCGATTTTAGCGAAGTGAATTTTAATGAGCATTCGCATACCGAACAATATAATGACCTGAAAGAAATTTTAAATAAAGGTTTGGAATTATTGCCTGAAATTCAGAAATCGGTTTTAATGTTACGCGATTATGAGGGTTATGATTATGCGGAAATCGGTGAAATAACCGGACTAAACGAAAGTCAGGTTAAGGTATATATCTTCAGAGCAAGAACATTTTTAAAAAACTATATCGGAAAGATGGAGGTGTTGTTATGAGCAGAATTAGTTTAGATAATTACGAGGCGTTTTTGTTGGATTATTTTGAAGGTAATTTGAGTGAAGATACAATTCACGAATTAAAAACATTTATTTTATTGCATCCCGAATTAAATATTGACCTCACAAATTTGGATTTGCCGGTGTTGGAAAAAGAAGAAAATGAAATTGAGTCAAAAACGGATTTATTAAAAACAGTCAATCAATATCAGGAGGAAAAAGTGCTGACCTATTTAGAAGGCTTGATGAGTAAACAGGAAAAGTTACAGTTTGAAAATGAATTGAATAACAATCCTGAATTACAAGCGCTTTTGAATCTCTATTCAAACACAATATTAAAACAAGATTTTAGTGAGGTTTTTGAAGGCAAAGAAACCCTTTTGGAAAAATCGGATAGGGTATTACTGGCTAATCCGGCTTTAAATTTTGTGGAAGAAAATATTTTGAATAGTAATATATTAATTCCTACTTCATTTAATTCAGAAGTTCAATCAGAAATTAAGTCCTATGCCAAAACCAAATTGCATGCTGATCATTCTATTGTTTTCCCTTTCAAAAAGGAAATAAAGAAGGAAACTCAATTAATTGTTTTGTATTCACGCAAAAAAATAATCGCCGTGGCAGCAGCTGTTATTTTTCTTATTGGATTCGTATGGCTTTTTAATTTTTATTTTACTACTCCGGCTGTTCAACATACAGAACTTTCAAGTCTGAATAAAAGTAAGGTGAACGATCAGGTGAATGAAATTGAAAAACACAAAGTAATTGAAAGTTATACCGAGTCAGGCCATGAGATAAACAATTCAAAGAATTCGCAAAAAAAATTACAGGCTTCTCATATTCTGCAGAATAAACAAATTAAAAGTGAACATAAAAAGAAAGACTTATTTATACAAAAAGATTCTTTAAATAATAAGAATGAAGTAATAGAAAATAAGTTAATCGCTGATATTAATTATACAAAAGAAAATAAGAACATTATACCTGATGCTGAGGATACTTTGAAAGTGAAGGAAACACTGGTGAATCAAATTGAACCGGATAAAAAAGTAAAAACTACTTTGTTAGCTTATGAAACGGACGATGAGGAAATTGAAGCGATTGCCCCGGAGAAAAAAGGATTTTGGAAAAGTGCTGCACGTTTGGCCTCCAATGTAAATAAATTAGGAATGAAAGCGGTGAATGGAAAAGAAAGTGAAGGTGATGGATTTTTATTATCCTTTAATTCCCTAAGCATAGAAAAAAAATAAAGAATATTTTTTGAATAAGTTGTAACTTTTTAATCACGCCCTGCGTCTTATTCTTAAAAACAAGAAATTATGAAAACAAAAATTTTAATACTCACGCTTTGCTTCGGATCATTTTTAAGTTGGTCTCAAGATGGCAAGGAAAGATCGATAACTTCTTTTGAAAAAATTGAAGCTTCGGGTCCGGTTAAAGTTACTTATCGCCAATCAGACACGTTGAGTCTGAAAATAAACGGAGAAGACAAAGATGCTACGAATGTAGAAACTAAAGTAGAGAACGGAATTTTAATCATCGATTTAAAAGGAAAGCAAGATGAGAATGTAATGGTACGCGTAAGCGGACCTGTTTTAAAATCTGTTTCTTTTAGCGGTGCTGCCAATTTTAAATCATTAGGCGCTGTTAAAGCAGATACCTTTTATATACAAGCCGCAGGAGCCGGACATGTTAAGATTAATTTAGATGCGAATTATGTTAATTGCAATATGAGCGGTGCTGGAAACACATCTATTGAAGGTAAGGCAGAATTATTTGATGCAGTTGTTGCTGGGGCCTCTACGCTTAGAGCTTACGATTTTATTTGTAATAAAGTTAATATTGATGCATCAGGCGCTTCTACGGCTAAAATATTTGTAAATAATTCATTGAATGCAAAAGCAAGCGGAGCCAGTACCATAAAAATAAAAGGCGATGCAAAAGACATCAGTGCCGAATCAACTTCAGCGGCAAGCATTACACGCATTGTAAATAATGGAGATTCTAAAGCCGGTTCAGATTCTACTACCATTCGTT contains:
- a CDS encoding AMP nucleosidase, translated to MKSKEEIVNNWLPRYTGVPLEDFGQYIILVNFNNYVNMFAEKYKVEIKGKDKPMPSATAENITIINFGMGSAGAATIMDLLTAIKPAAVLFLGKCGGLKKKNQIGDLILPIAAIRGDGTSNDYFPPEVPALPAFNLQKAISYTIRLRNSDYWTGTVYTTNRRVWEHDDVFKEYLRELRAMAIDMETATIFSVGFHNEIPTGALLLVTDQPMIPEGVKTEESDVKVTQHFVDDHLQIGIDSLKELQNKGVSVKHLRFE
- the meaB gene encoding methylmalonyl Co-A mutase-associated GTPase MeaB — its product is MAITKKNNSSAYFIKGILNGEIDVLSKAITVIESANPAHRKLAANILKGLNNIKTNSFRLGITGVPGVGKSTFIESFGKKLIEKNHKLAVLAIDPSSTKSKGSILGDKTRMEELSKSKNVFIRPSPNGKSLGGVARSTYETILLCEAAGFDFIIIETVGVGQSEIAVSRMTDFFLLLMLAGAGDELQGIKRGIMEMADSLVITKADGNNKEKAKIARGEYARAMHLLPAPESGFTARVEVCSALENQGMDKIYDLIQSYKTHVSANQYFQHKRKTQNNELLKIAAEEYLISAFNNDKSVQKKIKELSAKKFLPFVEAVKLVDRFIK
- a CDS encoding T9SS type A sorting domain-containing protein, which produces MKKIFFILLIISKISFAQNIPFNYSVKLKPKSVNGLQGLHSFAFAQSGGKWLVIGGRKDGLHARQPFNAFPASNNNTDIYVIDVNTNQFWSSSVNALNTGLKEQLQSTNMNFYQDADTLYIIGGYGYSNTALDHITFPNLTSVSVSGLINAITNSISISSYFKQISNQNFAVNGGQLGKIGALYYLVGGHRFDGRYNPMGNPTYTQTYVDGIKKFNLNNSGAQLSYSNYTVITDQVHLHRRDYNLVPQIFPNGEEGYTISSGVFQIAVDLPFLYPVDIKASGYTPQPSFNQYLSNYHSAKVALYDSVNNNMHSLFFGGMSQYAYVNNVLTQDNNVPFVKTISRVSRNSISTLQEYVFNVEMPALIGASAEFIPNHNIAHYKNEVLKLSTFTNDSILIGHIYGGIYSPQTNPFTNNNTSVTNAHNVIYEVWLFKDQITGLLPVDGSNPLQASVYPNPSTSTINLKIYIPNTGSVDLYITDQNGRIVKDFYFHSLSKGIHNIDLSKELNLSAGLYSFNFVFDGKYARAEKVMILE
- a CDS encoding RNA polymerase sigma factor, which translates into the protein MNIAEYNTCVELHSDGVYRFILKHIKDRDHAKDIVQDAFEKMWRKIDTIDGTKAKTYLFTAAYHTLIDFTRKQKKSGDFSEVNFNEHSHTEQYNDLKEILNKGLELLPEIQKSVLMLRDYEGYDYAEIGEITGLNESQVKVYIFRARTFLKNYIGKMEVLL
- a CDS encoding DUF2807 domain-containing protein encodes the protein MKTKILILTLCFGSFLSWSQDGKERSITSFEKIEASGPVKVTYRQSDTLSLKINGEDKDATNVETKVENGILIIDLKGKQDENVMVRVSGPVLKSVSFSGAANFKSLGAVKADTFYIQAAGAGHVKINLDANYVNCNMSGAGNTSIEGKAELFDAVVAGASTLRAYDFICNKVNIDASGASTAKIFVNNSLNAKASGASTIKIKGDAKDISAESTSAASITRIVNNGDSKAGSDSTTIRWKGKKVIIVEGDKDKKKMKIGMDGSWDHWAGFSLGVNGLLTPGGSTSMDKAFKYMDLNYSRSINIQLNFFQHNFHLYKNYVNLVTGFGIEWRRYMLDNKTTLNPDSSFTYGIIDSTNNFSYNKNLFKSTMLQVPLLLEFNTSKKANRSFHIAVGAIGQFMVNSKTKQILETKGDEYTKVRKDTYNMSPLSVKAHASIGYSGFTVFGEYNLTELFDSGEGPKLLPFTAGIRIVPF